The Methyloferula stellata AR4 genome includes a window with the following:
- a CDS encoding glycosyltransferase family 2 protein, whose product MDGALDHIFVSPNGTCLLIGWLSDEGDRLPVMRLHDGGTAATFPASSIMRYARDDVADALGIRGYDYGFIALTQLPDGFGPGGMRFEASTMASLFQVEIEPELVSDKRLLDRFLKMIAGLQAHRGREIALNALLTQSGGATAIDLFRAHVMASSAGFHVERFRPRAVSRSFITVLFGSAEPVMMQPVLFRSAGIDFGEWIYVCNSPPEAQATLRYARLISDLWDVSISVILVKDNIGFGAANNLAVAAAASDNIVLVNPDVYPIPGYASLLRESLGREKLGTSLCGGLLFYDSANLMHSGMYLDDDLFVVNTGPNGAGETKAAVCCRLLRVEHYDKGVPFVPEAWKTPMPATAVTGAFMTFERGAFEKLGGFSGDYIYGHYEDADLCLRWTQQNKQLQIDPALRLVHLEGQGAKAHGLEYSGAALANRFFFTARHGAFFDERRQSLGRKKRMRELAFRI is encoded by the coding sequence TTGGATGGCGCGCTGGACCATATTTTCGTTTCGCCGAACGGAACGTGCCTTCTGATTGGCTGGCTGTCCGACGAAGGCGATCGTCTGCCCGTCATGCGCCTTCACGATGGCGGCACCGCTGCGACCTTTCCGGCAAGCAGCATAATGCGCTACGCGCGCGATGACGTTGCAGACGCGCTTGGTATCAGGGGATATGACTATGGGTTTATCGCCTTAACGCAGCTCCCCGACGGCTTCGGGCCCGGCGGAATGCGCTTTGAAGCGAGTACGATGGCAAGCCTATTCCAGGTTGAGATCGAACCGGAGCTTGTCTCGGATAAGCGGCTCCTCGACCGATTTCTGAAAATGATCGCCGGCCTTCAGGCGCATAGGGGCCGTGAAATCGCGCTGAATGCGTTGCTGACCCAGTCGGGCGGAGCGACTGCGATCGATCTGTTTCGCGCGCACGTGATGGCGTCATCAGCCGGTTTTCACGTTGAGCGTTTCAGGCCGCGTGCCGTCTCGCGCTCCTTCATCACGGTGCTGTTTGGTTCTGCGGAACCGGTGATGATGCAGCCTGTTTTGTTCAGGTCGGCCGGCATCGATTTCGGCGAATGGATATATGTTTGCAATTCACCGCCAGAGGCGCAGGCTACCCTTCGTTATGCACGGCTCATATCCGATCTTTGGGATGTCTCGATCAGCGTCATATTGGTCAAGGATAATATCGGCTTTGGCGCGGCAAACAATCTGGCTGTAGCTGCCGCGGCCAGCGACAACATCGTTCTGGTCAACCCGGATGTCTATCCGATTCCCGGATATGCTTCTCTCTTGAGAGAAAGCCTCGGCCGGGAAAAGCTCGGGACGAGTTTGTGTGGGGGGCTTTTATTTTACGATTCCGCCAATCTCATGCATTCAGGCATGTATTTGGATGACGACCTCTTTGTCGTGAACACGGGACCGAACGGCGCCGGCGAAACCAAGGCTGCCGTTTGTTGCCGTCTCCTGCGCGTCGAGCATTATGACAAAGGTGTCCCCTTTGTACCGGAAGCCTGGAAAACGCCCATGCCGGCTACGGCCGTCACGGGCGCATTTATGACATTTGAGCGCGGCGCTTTTGAGAAGCTCGGCGGCTTTTCGGGAGATTATATCTATGGCCACTACGAGGATGCGGATCTTTGCTTGCGTTGGACTCAACAAAACAAGCAGCTGCAAATCGACCCGGCTCTGAGACTGGTGCATCTCGAGGGACAAGGCGCAAAGGCACATGGGCTGGAATATAGCGGTGCCGCGCTTGCCAATCGCTTCTTTTTCACGGCGCGGCACGGGGCTTTCTTCGACGAGCGGCGACAGAGTCTCGGCCGCAAAAAGAGGATGAGGGAACTTGCCTTCCGTATCTAA